AATGCAACAACTTCCCTGTGGGATTAAttaagtatttctgattctgattgtcAGATGTGCTGACACACTGCTATGGCTATCAGCAGTCTTGCTAGGAACCCTATGTATATCAGCTGAATCTTCATTAGCAAAGAGATATTCACCATGAGAATTAACTAGCATAATTTAACAATAGCTAaatttacatggacaaatattttatcCAATTGAAAttaatctgatcagagattccagctgacgtGTTCACGTGGACTCCAAGTGATCCAATCggttttgtgtttacatgatgaaaaGATTTAATACAGTCATAGTGCTTTTGACATCCCCACATGGTCATATAAACCACAGAAACGATCAAAATGAGTCCATACACGGTAACATTTTCCTGTTGATCAGATTCTGATTGAACTGGAtcaagtgctccatgtaaacacacTTGCTGTTAACAGCTTAATCCACATTCGGAAGGTGACCAAAGTATTTCACCTCCATGTCCATTGTGGTCTGAATGCAACAAtccataaataattaaataggcCTTTTATGCATTTTCATGACTAGAATAAAGGTTTCCCAAATCAAAAACTGTGTCTCAATGAATCTACAAGCTCTGTAGGATaatttatacataaatatataaataaataataatacatggCTGCATATTCACAATTCTCCTCCCACCAGTGGACAGACAGTGTTTGGCAGATGTGGCGTTGAATAACATATAATAACCAGACTTCACTAACTTACCCCTTATCCCGCTCATAAACCAAAGCACGGTAGCCTGCTTCCAGGTTTTCATCAACGTCTCTGCTCTATCGTATCTGTGGTCTATCGTACAtctaaactgcagctggatcccTCAACCCCACGTTTTCCCCGCTCAACCTTTGATGTGTTTATCTGACAGTAAAGCTGCATTCCTCTCACACTATTGGTAGATGAACTCAACGTGACAACGCTCCATATTAATGTACACATCAAGAAATAAATagtctttttcttcctgttttttcaCTCCAAAATCTTTGCACACCAGAGATCCGGCAAAGCGCCAGAATATCTTGAGTGCTGTGGAAAGAACTATTTGCCCATCACATTTCATTTGAGCTGATCTGAGATCTGTCAATCAAAGAGTTGTACGTACgagattcattttcatttctaattgttttaatcGGCATcactcagtgggtagagtggttgtcctgtagcCCGAGGGTTGTCGGTTCGATCCTATCCCGTCGAGCTGATGTCGAGATGTCCCtaagcaagacaccaaacccctagtggctcctgatgggtcgtggttgagcgccttgcatggcagcttccaccatcagtgtgtgaatgtgtgaatgggtgaatgtgatttacatgtaaagcactttggataaaagcgctatataagtacagaccatttatcaTTTACCATATGTTTGGCTGTGTGATTAATGTGTGGATCTGTGATGTGAGAAATACATCCATTCcataatttttttccttatttgatttatttttgctttactcAGACTTTAAAGATACTGGAAATTCAACTGAAGAAGTGACCTTAGATAACATTGGCAGCATATTTACccaaaatgacttttttattaGGAAAAGATGTCAGGtttattattttacacaaaaaaatttAGCTTGTTTTATTAACCAGCAAAGCACAACCTTGTTTCTCTTGAAACAGGACTGTTTCATGCTAAATATATTACTGCTAACTATTTTTGCTAATGCTCTCTCAGTCCACTTCTTTATTATCAAATTTCCATCCCTCAGTAGTACCATGCGGAGGTATGTTCACTATGAAAGTTCTAGTGGTTTCACTGTCACATTTCTGGTATTGTGACATTGCTGCTGATTATATTATcccttttaaagaaaatgtttttgggaTAGATTGACAGGAAATCCAGATTCACTGCTCCTATCCACTCCACTCCTCTGCTGTTAAGCCAAAAGTTTCCTCTTCATAGTGAGTCTGTAAATTATTTGGTAGCCATCGTCCCAGCCGTAAAGCTGCTTCTCCTCAGGGTTGTATTTCAGACTAGCGTGGGCTCCATACCTCCTGGGAAAGTAGAGCAGAGGAGCTTCCTCGTTGATCACCATGTCATTGAcgtcaaacacacactgaactcGAGAGCGGCTGGCCAGACGGGTGTTGTAAACAACATAGACAGTCCCGCAAACTACaaaagccgcctctgcattctCCCGAGGGCAACGAGTGTCCCAGATTTGCTCTATATCGAGAGTGGCAGGGTCCATCTTTGCAAGGCTGATATTTGGTTCACTGTCACTGGGGGCGTAGAGAAGCCACAGACCCTGGTTGTCTGCTGCGAGGTCTGCAACTGTCTCTGGATTGAGGTTGTAAAGACTAGTGTGGCTCTCTACAGGGAACATGGCAGTTTCTGACACTGAGCCACTCAGCAGATCATATTTGACGACTTGTGCATCAGTATCAGTGTCCTTCTTTATGTAATACAAATAACCATTATACACAGCACTCCCAAGACCATTCCACTCAGAGGGAAGCTTGATATTTTTGCTGCTTGTGGCTCCCATAGAGCGAGAAAAGTCACGAACAGAGTTGAACTGATAGATAGTGTCTCCTGATGTGCCATTAAAGATGTAGACCCTGGATGACCTGGGGTCTCTGGTCCACAAGCCTTTGGGGCTGCCCACTCTCTTCAGGATCTTCACTGATCTAATGCCAGAGATGATTTCCACACAGTCTacagacaaagacacaaaacagagaatcaggattttttttttctttctttctttttcttttttttttttttttagctggccACATCAAACTTTTCATAACTTAAACTATGAAATAGAAAGAGCCattatttacatgaaaaacagTGCAGTTcttaaagtaaaagtaaatactCTGAATACACCACACATTAAACCTTGGGGCGCTAAGATTTTTAAGTGTCTGTAAGCCTTGAACACACCACTGTATTCTGTATTCACTGGTTGATTGGTCTGTATTGGCTTCATGCAGGATAGTCCACTTGCACTCTAATATATGAGATTATCTCTCATATAAACAATAagacaatataaatataaacttttaaatCAGAAACTTTGAATATCTTTAGTTAGAAATTAGTGCTTCCTGAATATCTTTGAGttttggcatggttgttggtctgaatatttaagaaactgctgatctactgggattttcacacacaaccatctctagggtttacagagaatgttctgaagaaaagaaaatatccagtgagcagtaGTTGTCTGAATCACAATGTCtgtttgatgtcagaggtcagaggaaaatgggcagactggttggagaccAAGGTCTgaagaacatcatctctgaacacacaacacgtccaaccttgaagcagatgggctacagcagcagaagacacaccgggtgcctcctgtcagctaagaacaggaaactgaggctacaattcacacacactcaccaacactggacaatagaagatggagaaacgttgctggtctgatgagtctccattcagctccacattcagatgttaggctcagaatttggtggaaacatcatgaaagcatgaatccatcctgccttggatcaacgccatgctgctgctggtgtaatggtgtggggataGTACCAAcctggcctggtttaaccaccacagtctacccaagtgttgttgctgaccatgtccatccttttacgaccacagtggagcatcttctgatgctacttccagcagaataatgcaccatgtcacaaagctcagatcatctccacctgctttctagaacatgacgatgagttcactggactccaacgacctccacagccaccagatctcagtccagtagagcagctttgggatgtggtggaacgggagattctcatcatgcagccgacaaacctgcagcagctgtgggatgctgtcatgtcaatatggagaaaacctctgaggaaggtttctgtTACATTTTGAGGTCTGTACATCAGGGAGCTTACAAAAGAACTGTGTTGGTTAAATTAGAAAACCACCCAGCCCCTTTAGTGTGTTTTCTCCCCTCTGTTGAGCCTGTTGTTGGTGTCCTgcagagaaataaatgtttctcaTTGTTTCCCAGACCGGATCTCCATGATTGAATTTCACTAAAGAAACAATTTACAGTGATCTTAGACCTGCCCGATCATAAGTTACAACAATTTCCAACACTTTGTTTAAGATTCAAGGACTTTCTTTCTCATGCCACATATGTTTTCACATGATGTGGTTCAAAATTCTGTACTGAGCTCCAGATACTGCAGACGGTCTCTGCAgcataaatatgatttaaaatactttaaaaacaataaataaaatcagataagAATAAGAGTGTAATGAAGAATAAAGAAGTAGTTATGAAGGTAAAAAAGGGTTCAACTTGGTACTAGCAAGGAGTATCTAATAAATGAGTGCAACTTTTCTTCATCTCACTCTAGATGGCTTTCTGTATGACTGAAGaacctttcttttttgttcttgtttttattttgtttttttattaggaCTCCTATAATGAAACATTGCACAGCTAATAAGTGTTTACTGATGTAAATATAATCATAATATTTAAACTAAGATTTAAATTTCTTGTCAGGAATATCTCCTGTAGCATGTTTCAGAAAAGTGCCATTACTCAGGCGTAatttttttcagccttttgaaAACCACAAACAGCCTGCAGCCAGTTATGAGTTTCATAATGAGAAATGGTTTGTATGCAGCTCAAAGACAGCCTAAAGATgcactctggaaaaaaaaagaaaaaaagactaacaCCACACAGCCtctgaaatacaaaaaatatgaGGTCGTCTCAGCTGCCTTTACCCTGTTTTTGTCCAGGAGCAAAATTAGCTTTATATTTGCAGATGTGAGCTGGCTCTCTATTATGAAGTCAAGTTTATTCTGGTTCACTTCACAGTCATTCACAATGGATCACTATGTACAGAGCTCATTCCTGCGAACATGAGCATGGAGAGTAATACCGCTGGCCTCTAGCCAGTTTCCTGTCCCTCCAGAGGCATAGTTTGCACATGCAGAAGTAAGAAAGGAGGCTTTATTGGTATTCTACCCTCACTGACTTTGTATTTACTTGATGTGTGTGACTAGCATTATGATCCTTCATAATTCTTGATATGTTATTGATCCTCTCATTAAGTCAGCCTGTATGATCAAGAAATCAATAattctttatttgctttgtgAGAAGATTAAAAGGTACCAAAGCGATTTAACCATCCATCATCAATGTTTTTGCAATGTTAACATGCAAAAACTGTACAGCTTTGCTAAATATATACATTGAGTGAAATCTGCCATTAGAATTTAAGTCTATCCAGGATTTAAAATCTAATCTTACATGGTGTCAGAGTAGGAATTTTATTCATGAGGTGGCCAGAGGGTGGGCGAGACTTTATCATGGGCATACGAAGAAAAGGAAATTGTGTTCCTCCCTCTAAAACACACACCCTGCTGGGATAtctgtggtcacattagagagacatgagaaattaaatttatcatcaagtggaaatatttgttCATAAAGTTCACAAATCCATAGAAAGGTTTGAGAAGCTTGAtggtttctccatcttctcagatgtaagtcgctttggagaaaagcatctgtgaaatgactgtaatgtaatataaAGGAGCCCCCAAGTCCACAAGAAATGTTGAgatattgtaaatgaaaagaaaaattacaaataaatcatcaaacaatttaaataaaaatagtaatgcaaataaagtttttatttttccactgtttTCATGATGGTTGTGTGTCAACCATGAAACTTTCTTGgtttaaacacaaataatgcTGGTTTAAACAGATGTCAGACGTTGCAGTGtgttacagattttttttgtttgtttgtttttgtgctgcAGAGTAAAACATTTGAGgtaaaataaattctgcttAGCCCATAGAGGCTTGGACCGGCTTTGCTAATATCAACATATCTAAAGCGTGACTAATTAGGAAACTACTTTgaaatttactttaaactggTGGAGTGACTGGTGATTCATGCATGTCTGGAAAGACTTTTCTGTCCTCCAGTGATCCAGTCATGTCTAAGAGGTAGAAAGTGCCACCCTGGTGACCCTACTAGCTCTACCTCTTATGTTACCACTTCCAGCATCCTGATTTAAGCAGACTTTAAGCCTGGACATTACCTGAGTAAATTATTGAGCAGCAGCACGCCTTGGGATATGAAGATTATGACAAATGCTGTTTGCAAGCAGTGCAAACAGGGGAGAAGCTGTGCAGAAATAAGTCAGCTGCATCAAGCCACAGTTCGGCTGGAAAACATGACGGCATGTAGACTCAAAGTACATGACTTGTAACAGTGTTTCAGTTGTTTCCCATTTTCCAGAGCTATGGCTTTTCCAAGACAGCACCTCTGTGAAATGAGAGGCATCTTTCCTGCTGGGATGTGTAATATGTGTTTCTATAAACTGCATATGTTAAACATTATATAGGTTCTGACTGCATTGCTTCAGCGAttaataaatctgaaagtttgcAGATGTCCACATGACATTTTGTTGATGTGATGTACTTCCCATAGCTCACCAGAGACTTTGGAGTGCAGTTCCTCccagtcttcctcctcctcttcctctctttcctgCAGTCCCCAGGCCTCTTGCTCCACCACCTTGTCTGCCTTGTTTGCACAGGCCCGTGGAGAAGTCTGGGTCTCCACATAGTCCATCTCTCGCTCCACCCGGTCCACTTGAGCTGAAGCTCCTTCCAGGTCTTTGAACATCATTTTGTGGTCATTCCTCAAGCCCTCTACAGCCTGAGCTGTAAGCTTTTTGAAATCCAGCATCTCCGTATGGTACCGATGAAACTGTACGTCCCACAACTGCATGCGGTCCTGTAAGCCATGGAGAGAGAAACACAAGTTATCAAATTCACTgagatgttcttttttttcttttttaattctgGGGGTGTAAAAATCAGCACCAAGATGGACTTCCAAGAAATTCTCTCCATTCTATGGACTGATTATAAAGATTTCTTTTACCATTTTGAAGTCTGAAAGTGACATTTGGAAAGGTTGACTCCTCcaaaaatgaccaagttataTGTGGTTATCAAATACAATTAACATCAACTTTTCAACAGTtgctaaataaaaaaggtaaTAAGGCTGCATATCATTACC
This region of Melanotaenia boesemani isolate fMelBoe1 chromosome 13, fMelBoe1.pri, whole genome shotgun sequence genomic DNA includes:
- the olfml3a gene encoding olfactomedin-like protein 3B, which translates into the protein MKPLFVVLVSTAWTLIGAQNYYQGLMDYLENRLLAIEDRMQLWDVQFHRYHTEMLDFKKLTAQAVEGLRNDHKMMFKDLEGASAQVDRVEREMDYVETQTSPRACANKADKVVEQEAWGLQEREEEEEEDWEELHSKVSDCVEIISGIRSVKILKRVGSPKGLWTRDPRSSRVYIFNGTSGDTIYQFNSVRDFSRSMGATSSKNIKLPSEWNGLGSAVYNGYLYYIKKDTDTDAQVVKYDLLSGSVSETAMFPVESHTSLYNLNPETVADLAADNQGLWLLYAPSDSEPNISLAKMDPATLDIEQIWDTRCPRENAEAAFVVCGTVYVVYNTRLASRSRVQCVFDVNDMVINEEAPLLYFPRRYGAHASLKYNPEEKQLYGWDDGYQIIYRLTMKRKLLA